In a genomic window of Roseiflexus castenholzii DSM 13941:
- a CDS encoding O-antigen ligase family protein, with translation MMKRTWGSVPFLRPLILFVIGGVLGTLVAYDPVVSLAWLAPMIAGAALYLSMMTVLRHRLAIIALVLAFWSIGYSVLLATQYRYLGFDEKLGLAIWLGRLFSSPFPDVTPAFIDANAAASFLAPAIPLIIGLAWTARGVCRVAWGIAAGSVAFGVLLTSSRGAFVALAAAGLFWLLVRVQASAHQSGAHMPRFDLRSAIVAGAVIAGVVAGGLLLVWHPLTQDALASAMLRAEDRLAVYRNSLFLALDFPFSGIGPGAVFGQMYSRFQLLIIPTYIGYAHNLFLGVWLAQGIIGLIGFLWLLIASLHRIAPTLHTQSPLTQGAAIGCVALLFHGLTDAPQYATSWATLILAFGLFGMTAATCRPTEALLLAVAPATKRHSICSWVVAIAGVIGLTLSAPHLAAAGAGNIAAGFQARAMLAEGLTQEERAALMHESVVWVNHGLRIAPDSPLIQKRLGMLALDLGDYPRAISALERAQPLLADDQAVCKALGMAYVWTGDPDHGAEILAHLDYADEVREELGIWVYAWQERGRDDLAAYAQRAAQAMAAIH, from the coding sequence ATGATGAAACGAACGTGGGGCAGTGTTCCTTTCCTGAGACCGTTGATATTGTTCGTCATTGGCGGCGTGCTGGGAACGCTTGTCGCCTATGATCCTGTCGTAAGTCTGGCGTGGCTGGCGCCCATGATCGCAGGAGCGGCATTGTACCTCAGTATGATGACCGTCCTGCGCCATCGATTGGCGATTATTGCTCTGGTTCTGGCGTTCTGGAGCATCGGTTACAGCGTCTTGCTGGCGACGCAGTATCGGTATCTGGGGTTCGATGAGAAACTGGGGCTCGCCATATGGCTTGGACGCCTGTTCAGTTCGCCTTTCCCGGATGTGACGCCGGCGTTCATCGATGCCAATGCTGCGGCATCGTTCCTGGCGCCGGCGATACCGCTTATCATCGGGCTGGCATGGACCGCGCGCGGCGTCTGTCGCGTAGCATGGGGCATTGCCGCCGGTAGTGTTGCCTTTGGCGTGTTGCTCACATCTTCACGCGGTGCGTTCGTTGCACTGGCGGCGGCAGGACTCTTCTGGCTTCTGGTGCGCGTGCAGGCGTCTGCACATCAATCTGGCGCCCATATGCCTCGCTTCGACCTGCGGAGCGCCATCGTTGCCGGCGCCGTCATAGCCGGGGTGGTCGCTGGCGGACTTCTGCTGGTCTGGCATCCGCTGACGCAGGACGCCCTCGCATCGGCGATGCTGCGCGCCGAGGATCGGCTGGCAGTCTATCGCAATAGCCTGTTTCTGGCGCTCGATTTTCCGTTCAGCGGCATTGGACCGGGGGCAGTGTTCGGGCAGATGTACTCGCGCTTTCAGTTGCTCATCATTCCCACCTACATCGGTTATGCGCACAATCTGTTCCTCGGCGTCTGGCTGGCGCAGGGCATCATCGGGCTGATCGGCTTTCTCTGGTTGCTCATCGCGTCGTTGCATCGCATTGCGCCGACGCTCCATACGCAATCTCCGCTGACACAGGGGGCGGCAATCGGGTGCGTTGCGCTGCTGTTTCATGGGTTGACCGACGCGCCGCAGTACGCTACATCCTGGGCGACCCTGATCCTGGCATTTGGACTCTTTGGCATGACTGCCGCTACCTGCCGTCCAACAGAGGCGCTATTGCTCGCTGTTGCGCCTGCAACAAAACGGCACAGCATTTGTTCGTGGGTCGTCGCTATTGCAGGAGTCATTGGGCTGACATTGAGCGCGCCCCATCTTGCGGCTGCGGGTGCGGGCAACATTGCCGCAGGGTTCCAGGCGCGCGCCATGCTCGCCGAAGGGTTGACGCAAGAGGAACGCGCCGCGTTGATGCACGAGTCGGTCGTCTGGGTCAATCATGGGCTGCGCATAGCGCCAGATTCGCCGCTGATCCAGAAGCGGCTAGGCATGCTGGCGCTCGATCTGGGGGATTATCCACGCGCGATCAGTGCCCTCGAGCGCGCACAACCATTGCTTGCCGATGATCAGGCGGTATGCAAGGCGCTTGGCATGGCGTATGTGTGGACCGGCGATCCCGACCATGGCGCCGAAATCCTGGCGCACCTCGACTATGCCGATGAGGTGCGCGAAGAACTGGGCATCTGGGTGTATGCCTGGCAGGAGCGGGGGCGCGACGATCTCGCCGCTTATGCGCAACGCGCCGCGCAGGCAATGGCGGCAATTCACTGA
- a CDS encoding PIN domain-containing protein yields the protein MSAGSGSSSLVFIDTNIWLYAFSQIQDIQKAHRARVLIRGTSQIVLSTQVINEVAVNLLRKFQAAESDIRKRIRSFYRKYLIIEHSRAILLHASDLRTVYRVSYWDSLILSSALAAGATILYPEDMQEGLMVANQLTIVNPLRDSS from the coding sequence ATGAGCGCCGGTAGCGGGTCCTCCTCTCTGGTATTTATTGACACAAATATCTGGCTGTATGCCTTCAGTCAGATTCAGGACATCCAGAAAGCGCATCGAGCCAGAGTGCTCATTCGTGGCACGTCACAGATTGTCTTGAGTACGCAAGTCATCAATGAAGTCGCCGTCAACCTGCTGCGCAAATTTCAAGCCGCTGAGTCGGATATCCGCAAGCGGATACGCTCGTTCTATCGCAAATATCTGATTATTGAGCATAGCCGCGCTATTCTTTTGCACGCTTCCGATCTCCGCACTGTGTACCGGGTTTCGTACTGGGATAGTTTGATCCTGTCTAGCGCACTCGCGGCAGGGGCGACTATCCTTTACCCCGAGGATATGCAGGAAGGGTTGATGGTTGCCAACCAACTCACGATTGTCAACCCTCTGAGAGATTCATCGTAA
- the uvrC gene encoding excinuclease ABC subunit UvrC → MSDLMHTTVADPIALEERLRAVPLAPGVYLWKNAQGKIIYIGKSKRLRDRMRSYFARTDDPYGKTARLVAQIADFQVIVTSNELEALLLEMTLIKQHRPRFNVLLKDDKSYPYIKVTLHEPWPRIVATRNPRWEEGARYFGPYSSAGAVYRTLDQLNRLFAFRPPSRCPDDKFNRHRRLGKPCLYYDIKRCLGPCVPGLVNQNDYRATVESVCRFLEGKSDLVAKILRRQMEEAAERLDFERAARLRDSIRDIELIGQRQQVLRHDDADQDVIGLAREEGMAVVQVLRIRAGKLISAESFPLQNAEGERDESLLASFLTQFYDAAAELPATLLLPAPLDDLAIIEQWLAQKAGRKVALHTPQRGEKRRLVELAEQNARQKLDELRLQWLNSEQRAVAGLTEVRDLLGLSALPTRIECFDVSNTQGSHSVGAMVVFEHGEPKKSRYRKFRIKTVEGANDVASIQEVLRRRFRRAAMVIGEEEQPADERVVNGQTDAAEQEDGEKTDAPGSQSDLERQETWAELPDLILIDGGIGQVNGALHVLRDLCFEHIPVVGVVKGPNRDRFDLLIPGASDLIVLERESAALRLIRRIDEEADRFAKDYHRKLRSKSATASRLEEIPGIGPKRRQLLLKRFGSLDGIRNATVDEIAAVPGMTRKAAEELKSLL, encoded by the coding sequence ATGTCCGATCTCATGCATACGACGGTTGCCGATCCAATCGCCCTTGAAGAACGGTTGCGCGCCGTGCCGCTTGCGCCTGGGGTGTACCTCTGGAAGAACGCCCAGGGGAAAATTATTTACATCGGTAAGAGCAAACGGCTGCGTGATCGTATGCGTTCCTACTTTGCCCGCACCGACGATCCTTACGGCAAAACGGCGCGGCTTGTGGCGCAGATCGCCGATTTCCAGGTGATCGTGACGTCCAACGAGCTTGAGGCGTTGCTGCTCGAAATGACCCTGATCAAGCAGCACCGACCGCGCTTCAACGTTTTACTGAAGGACGACAAAAGCTACCCGTACATCAAGGTGACGCTGCACGAGCCGTGGCCCCGCATTGTTGCGACGCGCAACCCGCGTTGGGAAGAGGGGGCGCGCTACTTCGGACCGTACTCCAGCGCCGGCGCCGTCTATCGCACGCTCGACCAACTCAACCGGCTGTTCGCCTTTCGCCCGCCGTCGCGTTGCCCTGACGATAAGTTCAACCGCCATCGGCGGCTCGGCAAACCGTGCCTGTACTACGACATCAAGCGGTGCCTGGGTCCGTGCGTGCCGGGTCTGGTCAATCAGAACGATTATCGCGCAACGGTTGAATCGGTCTGTCGCTTCCTCGAAGGCAAGAGCGACCTGGTGGCGAAAATATTGCGCCGTCAAATGGAAGAAGCGGCGGAACGGCTCGACTTCGAGCGCGCCGCGCGACTGCGCGACAGCATCCGCGACATTGAACTGATCGGTCAGCGGCAACAGGTGTTACGCCACGATGACGCCGACCAGGATGTCATTGGACTGGCGCGCGAGGAGGGGATGGCAGTTGTTCAGGTGCTCCGCATTCGCGCAGGAAAATTGATCAGCGCCGAGTCGTTCCCGTTGCAAAATGCCGAAGGGGAACGTGATGAATCTCTGCTGGCTTCGTTCCTGACGCAGTTCTACGATGCTGCCGCCGAACTTCCGGCGACACTGCTGCTGCCTGCGCCACTCGACGACCTGGCAATCATCGAGCAATGGCTGGCGCAAAAAGCCGGGCGCAAAGTTGCGCTGCACACACCGCAACGTGGTGAAAAGCGCCGCCTCGTCGAACTTGCCGAGCAGAACGCTCGCCAGAAACTCGATGAATTGCGTCTGCAATGGCTCAACAGCGAACAACGCGCCGTGGCGGGGTTGACCGAAGTGCGCGATCTGCTCGGTTTGAGCGCACTGCCGACACGCATCGAGTGCTTCGATGTTTCCAACACGCAGGGCAGCCATTCGGTTGGGGCAATGGTCGTCTTTGAGCATGGTGAACCGAAGAAGAGCCGCTACCGCAAATTCAGGATCAAAACCGTTGAGGGCGCGAACGATGTCGCTTCGATCCAGGAAGTGCTGCGGCGGCGTTTCCGGCGTGCTGCCATGGTCATCGGCGAAGAGGAACAACCGGCGGACGAGCGCGTTGTCAACGGTCAGACCGATGCCGCAGAGCAGGAAGATGGGGAGAAGACCGATGCGCCGGGATCACAGTCCGACCTCGAACGCCAGGAGACCTGGGCTGAACTGCCCGACCTCATCCTGATCGACGGCGGCATTGGCCAGGTGAATGGCGCATTACACGTGCTGCGCGACCTGTGCTTCGAGCATATTCCGGTCGTTGGAGTCGTCAAGGGTCCGAACCGTGACCGCTTCGATCTGCTGATCCCCGGCGCGAGCGATCTCATCGTTCTCGAGCGCGAGAGCGCCGCGTTGCGTCTTATCCGGCGGATTGACGAAGAAGCCGACCGTTTTGCGAAAGATTATCACCGCAAACTGCGCAGCAAATCGGCGACCGCGTCGCGCCTGGAAGAGATCCCCGGCATCGGCCCGAAGCGGCGCCAGTTGCTGCTCAAACGCTTTGGCTCACTCGACGGCATTCGCAACGCAACCGTTGACGAAATCGCCGCCGTACCGGGCATGACGCGCAAGGCGGCTGAGGAGTTGAAGAGCCTGTTGTAG
- the ilvD gene encoding dihydroxy-acid dehydratase: protein MSSDLKRHSRTITDGRTRAGARAMLKAIGFTDEDLAKPIIGIANTWIETMPCNINLRALAARVKEGVRAAGGTPMEFNTVAISDGVTMGTEGMKASLISRDLIADSIELMGRGYMFDAIIALVACDKTIPGAAMGLTRLNVPGFLLYGGSIAPGHWRGKEITIQHVYEAIGAVAAGKMTDEELKEIEDAACPGPGACGGQYTANTMATVMEIIGLSPIGTAAVPAADPRKDSVGYRAGQLIMDVLRRDLKPRDILTRAAFENAIASVALTGGSTNAVLHLLALAREAGVPLTLDDFDTISRRTPLCCDLMPSGKYSAIHVDQAGGIQVIAKRLVDGGFAHGDAITVTGRTLAEEAADAVETPGQDVIRPLDNPIKPTGGLLVLRGNLAPEGSVVKLFGYERTYHRGPARVFDSEEAAMAAIVGGEIRPDDIVVIRYEGPRGGPGMREMLGVTSAIVGAGLGQSVSLVTDGRFSGATRGVMIGHVAPEAARGGPLAIVQEGDEIEINLDERRVDLVLSEEEIADRLLAWQPPAPRFEWGVMARYSALVSSASEGAVLVTP from the coding sequence ATGTCCAGCGACCTCAAACGCCACAGTCGCACGATTACCGATGGGCGCACCCGCGCGGGGGCGCGCGCGATGCTCAAGGCAATCGGCTTTACCGACGAGGACCTGGCAAAGCCGATCATTGGCATTGCCAACACCTGGATCGAGACGATGCCGTGCAACATCAACCTGCGCGCGCTGGCGGCGCGGGTCAAGGAGGGTGTGCGCGCAGCAGGCGGCACGCCGATGGAGTTCAACACCGTCGCCATTTCCGATGGCGTCACGATGGGCACGGAAGGAATGAAGGCATCATTGATCAGCCGCGACCTGATCGCCGATTCCATCGAACTGATGGGGCGCGGCTATATGTTCGACGCGATTATTGCGCTGGTGGCGTGCGATAAAACGATCCCCGGCGCGGCGATGGGGTTGACGCGCCTGAACGTCCCCGGCTTCCTGCTCTACGGCGGATCGATTGCTCCTGGTCACTGGCGCGGCAAAGAGATCACGATTCAGCACGTGTACGAGGCGATTGGTGCGGTTGCTGCCGGTAAAATGACCGATGAGGAATTGAAAGAGATCGAGGATGCGGCATGTCCCGGTCCTGGCGCGTGCGGCGGTCAGTACACCGCCAACACAATGGCGACGGTCATGGAGATTATCGGGTTGTCGCCCATTGGCACGGCAGCAGTGCCGGCCGCCGACCCACGCAAGGACTCGGTCGGTTATCGTGCCGGTCAGTTGATCATGGATGTGTTGCGGCGCGACCTGAAGCCGCGCGATATTCTGACGCGCGCTGCGTTCGAGAATGCGATTGCCAGCGTGGCATTGACCGGCGGTTCGACCAATGCGGTGCTCCACCTGCTGGCGTTGGCGCGGGAGGCCGGCGTGCCTCTGACGCTCGACGACTTCGACACAATCAGCCGCCGCACCCCGCTCTGCTGCGACCTCATGCCGAGCGGGAAGTACTCTGCCATTCACGTCGATCAGGCAGGCGGCATCCAGGTGATCGCCAAACGGCTCGTCGATGGCGGCTTTGCCCACGGCGACGCAATCACCGTCACCGGGCGCACACTGGCGGAAGAGGCAGCGGACGCCGTCGAAACACCCGGTCAGGATGTGATCCGTCCGCTCGACAATCCGATCAAACCGACCGGCGGGTTGCTGGTGCTGCGCGGCAACCTGGCGCCCGAAGGGTCGGTCGTCAAACTGTTCGGCTACGAACGCACCTACCACCGCGGTCCGGCGAGGGTCTTCGATAGCGAAGAGGCGGCAATGGCTGCGATTGTCGGCGGCGAAATCCGGCCGGATGACATTGTTGTTATCCGCTACGAAGGACCGCGCGGCGGTCCTGGCATGCGTGAGATGCTTGGCGTTACCTCGGCAATCGTCGGCGCCGGTCTTGGTCAGTCGGTGTCGCTCGTTACCGATGGGCGCTTCAGTGGTGCGACGCGCGGCGTGATGATCGGGCATGTGGCGCCGGAAGCGGCGCGTGGCGGCCCGCTTGCGATTGTTCAGGAAGGGGATGAGATCGAAATCAATCTGGATGAGCGGCGCGTCGATCTGGTGCTTTCGGAAGAAGAGATCGCAGATCGATTGCTCGCCTGGCAGCCACCAGCGCCGCGCTTCGAGTGGGGCGTAATGGCGCGCTACAGCGCGCTGGTGTCGTCGGCATCCGAGGGTGCAGTGCTGGTGACGCCGTAA
- the rpiA gene encoding ribose-5-phosphate isomerase RpiA: protein MDDHLYRRRAAERALDYVESGMAIGLGTGSTASFMLRGLAARLADGRLQRVVGVPTSEQTAVLARELGIPLTTLDRHPSLDLALDGADEIDPHLRLIKGLGGAMLREKIVAASAARFVVMASVSKRVERLGERSPLPVEVVTFGMPLCIRRLAALGGEPVLRCDHSGAPFVTDEGNLILDCHFGVIADPEALAAAICAIPGVVAHGLFLGMASLAVIAGPDGIVELECPDASRR, encoded by the coding sequence GTGGACGACCATCTCTACCGTCGGCGCGCCGCGGAACGCGCGCTCGACTATGTTGAGAGCGGCATGGCAATTGGTCTGGGCACCGGCTCGACAGCATCGTTTATGCTGCGAGGACTTGCCGCGCGCCTGGCTGACGGGCGTCTGCAACGGGTTGTTGGTGTGCCGACATCGGAGCAGACTGCGGTGCTGGCGCGTGAACTGGGCATTCCGCTGACGACGCTCGATCGGCATCCGTCCCTCGATCTGGCGCTCGATGGCGCCGATGAAATCGACCCGCACCTGCGGTTGATCAAGGGGCTGGGTGGGGCGATGCTGCGTGAAAAGATCGTGGCGGCGTCAGCGGCACGGTTCGTTGTCATGGCAAGCGTCAGCAAGCGGGTCGAACGTCTGGGAGAACGATCACCGCTCCCCGTCGAAGTGGTGACGTTCGGCATGCCGCTCTGTATACGCCGCCTTGCGGCGCTTGGCGGGGAACCGGTGCTGCGCTGCGATCACTCCGGTGCGCCGTTTGTGACCGATGAGGGCAACCTGATCCTCGACTGCCACTTCGGTGTCATTGCCGATCCAGAAGCGCTTGCCGCAGCCATCTGCGCCATCCCGGGAGTTGTGGCGCATGGGCTGTTCCTTGGCATGGCGTCGCTGGCGGTCATTGCGGGTCCCGATGGGATCGTGGAGTTGGAGTGTCCCGACGCTTCCAGAAGATGA
- a CDS encoding cupredoxin domain-containing protein yields MWSVHRVALLILALVAVGGAGVGIWYENQQRSAERHLVFTVPPGSVARLAAGEQLEILPQTIELSLRGKDTLVIRNDDVQPIQVGPFKIDPGQQFEQRYYNPGTYELICTLHQSQRLRIVVSRE; encoded by the coding sequence ATGTGGTCGGTGCATCGTGTGGCGCTGCTGATCCTGGCGCTTGTGGCAGTCGGCGGTGCAGGTGTGGGCATCTGGTATGAGAACCAGCAGCGTAGTGCAGAACGCCACCTTGTCTTTACCGTGCCGCCGGGCAGTGTGGCGCGCCTTGCAGCAGGCGAACAACTCGAAATCTTGCCGCAAACCATTGAACTGTCGCTTCGGGGCAAAGATACGCTGGTGATCCGCAATGACGATGTGCAGCCGATTCAGGTTGGACCGTTCAAGATCGATCCGGGCCAACAGTTCGAGCAGCGCTACTACAATCCCGGAACATACGAATTGATCTGCACTCTGCACCAATCGCAACGTCTTCGCATCGTGGTATCGCGCGAATAA
- a CDS encoding SCO family protein: MRRSLRMALLIAFAIIVSACGRYEFRGVTLDPPKEAPDFTLTDFDGKPFHLSDHRGKVVILFFGFTNCPDMCPAALSDMAAARRKLGADAEKVQGVFVSLDPDRDTPERLKRYVTAFDPTFIGVRGSETELAPAVKDYGVTYMRRELPGSALGYTIDHSTFIYVIDAAGRWRLLFTHGMPVDDIVSDLRYLVRRGGA, from the coding sequence ATGCGGCGTAGTCTTCGAATGGCGCTGTTGATCGCGTTTGCCATCATTGTCAGCGCATGTGGCAGGTATGAGTTTCGTGGCGTAACGCTCGATCCGCCGAAAGAGGCGCCCGATTTTACCCTGACCGATTTTGATGGGAAACCATTTCATCTGAGCGATCATCGCGGCAAAGTGGTGATTCTGTTCTTTGGCTTTACCAACTGCCCCGACATGTGCCCGGCTGCGCTTTCCGACATGGCGGCTGCTCGCCGCAAATTGGGCGCCGACGCGGAGAAGGTGCAGGGTGTCTTTGTCTCGCTCGACCCAGACCGTGACACGCCGGAACGCTTGAAGCGGTACGTGACGGCGTTCGACCCGACGTTCATTGGAGTGCGCGGCAGCGAGACAGAACTTGCGCCGGCCGTCAAGGACTATGGCGTCACCTACATGCGACGCGAGTTGCCCGGATCGGCGCTCGGATACACCATCGATCACTCGACGTTCATCTACGTGATCGATGCCGCCGGGCGCTGGCGCCTGCTGTTCACCCATGGGATGCCGGTCGATGACATTGTCAGCGATCTGCGATACCTTGTGCGACGCGGAGGCGCCTGA
- a CDS encoding 2Fe-2S iron-sulfur cluster-binding protein: MPTLTVAGKTAEWSADKRLVNAIEDMGIHIGHRCGGQARCTTCRVTFISGEPDTMTAAEYQKLSERGLLGQYRLSCQILCTHDMEVEPIMTLENQEGWSDTGPRPADVVEPVAEWLPKSTFGVS, encoded by the coding sequence ATGCCAACACTGACAGTCGCCGGCAAAACAGCAGAATGGAGCGCAGACAAGCGGTTGGTGAACGCGATTGAGGACATGGGCATCCACATCGGGCATCGATGCGGCGGTCAGGCGCGCTGCACCACGTGCCGGGTTACGTTCATTTCAGGCGAACCAGACACTATGACTGCGGCTGAATATCAGAAACTCAGCGAGCGCGGGTTGCTCGGGCAATATCGCCTTTCCTGTCAGATTCTCTGCACCCACGATATGGAAGTCGAGCCGATCATGACTCTGGAGAACCAGGAAGGGTGGAGTGACACCGGTCCGCGCCCGGCGGATGTCGTCGAACCGGTGGCGGAGTGGTTGCCTAAATCGACGTTTGGGGTATCCTGA
- a CDS encoding nucleotidyltransferase domain-containing protein, protein MISVALFGSHARNEADEASDWDVLIIVRNLPERLLERYRLLKRILPPAWRGRTSILAKTLAEFEATLPPLYL, encoded by the coding sequence CTGATTTCAGTTGCCCTGTTTGGCTCTCACGCCCGAAACGAAGCGGATGAGGCAAGCGACTGGGACGTGCTCATTATCGTCCGAAACCTTCCTGAGCGTCTGCTGGAACGTTACCGACTGCTGAAACGTATCCTGCCTCCTGCATGGCGTGGTAGAACATCGATACTGGCAAAGACTCTGGCTGAGTTCGAAGCGACACTGCCTCCTCTCTACCTTTGA